A portion of the Permianibacter fluminis genome contains these proteins:
- a CDS encoding amidohydrolase produces the protein MLTHSLRRSALPLILLPALVLLAGCGDEPAATAKPAPFASTYKPLPSKPTLLRNATVLIGNGQQLDNASVLLQDGKIVAVGSDVKAPDGADIIDASGKWVTPGIIDVHSHLGVYPSPALTASEDGNEMVAPDTAYAWAEHAVWPQDPQFPLALAGGVTSMQILPGSANLFGGRSVTLKNVPARTVQQMKFPGAPYGLKMACGENPKRVYGEKGGPMTRMGNVAGYRKSWIEAAKYLKDWKAYEDALAAAEGNEAAVADKMPQRDLRLETLAGVLKGEILVQNHCYRADEMAVMIDIAKEFGFKITAFHHAVEAYKVADLLAENNICAAVWADWWGFKQEAYDMTLENAAFVDKARATVTVDGKEQQRVGCAIIHSDSALGIQRLNQEAAKAMVAGRRAGIDISEAQAMRWLTENAAKALGIADKVGTLEQGKMADVVLWDRSPFSVYAHAEKVFIDGALMYDRNNKQQQAATDFELGIVKPEGERL, from the coding sequence ATGTTGACGCATTCGCTGCGCCGATCAGCGTTGCCGCTGATTTTGCTGCCGGCTTTGGTCTTGCTCGCCGGCTGTGGTGATGAGCCGGCTGCGACGGCCAAACCGGCACCGTTCGCTTCCACCTACAAACCGCTGCCGAGCAAGCCGACCTTGCTGCGCAACGCCACTGTGTTGATCGGCAACGGCCAGCAACTGGACAACGCCAGCGTGCTGTTGCAAGACGGCAAGATTGTCGCAGTGGGTAGTGATGTGAAGGCGCCGGACGGTGCCGACATTATCGACGCCAGTGGCAAGTGGGTCACCCCGGGCATCATCGATGTCCATTCCCATCTCGGCGTTTACCCGAGCCCGGCGTTGACTGCCTCCGAAGACGGCAACGAAATGGTGGCGCCGGACACCGCCTACGCCTGGGCGGAACATGCGGTCTGGCCGCAGGATCCGCAATTTCCGCTGGCATTGGCCGGCGGTGTGACCAGCATGCAGATTCTGCCGGGTTCGGCCAATCTGTTTGGCGGTCGCTCGGTGACCTTGAAAAATGTGCCGGCGCGCACCGTGCAGCAAATGAAATTCCCGGGTGCGCCGTACGGTTTGAAAATGGCTTGTGGTGAAAATCCCAAACGCGTTTACGGTGAAAAAGGCGGTCCGATGACCCGCATGGGCAACGTCGCCGGTTACCGGAAAAGCTGGATTGAAGCGGCCAAGTATCTGAAAGACTGGAAAGCCTACGAAGACGCGTTGGCCGCTGCCGAAGGCAATGAAGCCGCCGTCGCCGACAAGATGCCGCAACGCGATTTGCGGCTGGAGACCTTGGCCGGTGTGCTGAAAGGCGAAATCCTGGTGCAGAACCATTGTTACCGCGCCGATGAAATGGCCGTCATGATCGATATCGCCAAGGAGTTCGGTTTCAAAATCACCGCCTTCCATCACGCGGTCGAGGCTTACAAAGTGGCTGACTTGCTGGCCGAAAACAATATCTGCGCTGCCGTCTGGGCCGATTGGTGGGGCTTCAAACAAGAAGCGTATGACATGACGCTCGAGAACGCTGCCTTCGTCGACAAGGCGCGCGCGACTGTCACAGTGGATGGCAAGGAACAGCAGCGTGTGGGCTGCGCGATCATTCACTCCGACTCCGCGCTGGGCATTCAACGGCTCAATCAGGAAGCAGCCAAGGCGATGGTGGCTGGTCGTCGTGCCGGGATCGACATCAGCGAAGCGCAAGCCATGCGCTGGCTGACCGAAAACGCGGCCAAGGCGCTCGGCATTGCCGATAAGGTCGGTACGCTGGAGCAAGGCAAGATGGCGGATGTCGTGCTCTGGGATCGCAGTCCGTTCTCGGTCTATGCCCACGCCGAAAAAGTCTTTATCGACGGCGCTCTGATGTACGACCGCAACAACAAGCAGCAGCAAGCGGCAACCGATTTCGAACTCGGCATTGTCAAGCCGGAAGGAGAGCGCCTGTGA
- a CDS encoding amidohydrolase family protein: protein MKTPMTQSFFVQSLRRTLLATMLLAPLAQADNLFIQNGKLYGSDNTGTPISGNVLIRGNRIVAVGAEVKPDADSRIIDAKGRPVTVGLMNAHTGLGTVDIDAEDSTADTATPDLRFGASFDLTDVINPDSVLIPYNRMMGLTRAVVTPAVGHDVFGGQSTLIRLAGDDVVERRQAAVIANYGAHANGANEGSRASTLLAMRMAFDDAKDYTANRAAFQRGERREYSLPYRDLDALLPVLDGRIPLIVAVDRAQDIRAILKLGSEYKLRLILLGASEGHRVAKDIAAAKAAVILAPMENLPDSFDTLSASLSNAAELNRAGVKIAFTSNAGDSPSHNAHLARQGAGNAVANGLPADAALAALTRNPAEMFGISDHYGKLAAGYDADVVVWSDDPLEVTSYPDHVILAGTEQSLVSHQTRLRDRYKEPADPLRAYKR from the coding sequence GTGAAGACGCCAATGACGCAATCGTTTTTTGTTCAATCCCTGCGGCGTACCCTGTTGGCAACGATGCTGCTGGCGCCGTTGGCTCAGGCCGACAATCTGTTTATCCAGAACGGCAAGCTGTATGGCAGCGACAACACCGGCACGCCGATCAGCGGCAATGTGCTGATCCGTGGCAATCGCATTGTCGCGGTCGGTGCCGAGGTGAAACCCGATGCGGACAGCCGCATCATCGACGCCAAAGGGCGTCCGGTCACGGTCGGTTTGATGAACGCTCACACCGGTCTTGGCACGGTCGATATCGATGCCGAAGACAGTACCGCTGATACCGCCACGCCGGATTTGCGTTTCGGCGCAAGTTTTGATTTGACCGACGTCATCAATCCTGACAGCGTGCTGATTCCTTATAACCGGATGATGGGCCTGACGCGCGCCGTCGTCACGCCAGCAGTAGGGCACGATGTGTTTGGCGGCCAGTCCACGCTCATCCGTTTAGCTGGTGATGACGTGGTTGAGCGGCGGCAGGCGGCGGTGATCGCCAACTACGGTGCGCATGCCAATGGCGCCAACGAAGGCTCACGTGCATCGACGTTGCTGGCGATGCGTATGGCATTTGATGACGCCAAAGATTACACCGCCAACAGGGCGGCGTTCCAGCGCGGCGAGCGTCGCGAGTACTCGCTGCCATATCGTGATCTCGATGCCTTGCTGCCGGTACTGGACGGCCGAATTCCGCTGATTGTTGCGGTTGACCGGGCCCAGGATATTCGCGCCATCTTGAAACTGGGCAGCGAATACAAACTGCGGCTGATTCTGCTCGGCGCCAGCGAAGGGCATCGTGTCGCCAAGGACATTGCGGCGGCGAAAGCCGCGGTGATTCTGGCGCCGATGGAAAATCTGCCGGACAGTTTCGATACGCTGTCCGCCTCGCTGAGCAATGCCGCGGAACTGAACCGTGCCGGCGTCAAGATTGCCTTCACCAGCAATGCCGGTGACTCGCCAAGCCACAATGCCCATCTCGCTCGCCAAGGTGCCGGCAATGCCGTCGCCAATGGTTTGCCGGCTGACGCCGCGCTGGCGGCGCTGACCCGCAATCCGGCCGAAATGTTCGGCATTTCCGATCACTACGGCAAGCTGGCCGCCGGCTATGACGCCGATGTCGTGGTCTGGAGCGATGACCCCTTGGAGGTCACCAGCTATCCGGATCACGTGATCCTCGCGGGTACCGAACAATCTTTGGTGTCGCACCAGACCCGGCTGCGTGACCGCTACAAGGAGCCGGCCGATCCGCTGCGTGCTTACAAGCGTTGA
- a CDS encoding DUF885 domain-containing protein → MMRILKWLGILLASVFGLLLIAATWGWYGRLPFDMAINRAFLQFVLESPETLSQLRMLESMGITFHQDDLDDESVEAGDRMISKMNKMAEEFKSYDRDSLSYQQQLTYDMGNWFVDKMKDGADKWRYHNYPVNQLFGVQNGFPTFMESAHQVNSVGDAEDYNSRLSKIGVKFGQVIDGLKLREQKGIIPPTFVLEKVIAEIDGFVNTPAEQNILYSSFEKKLTEAKSIEAADKTRLLADAKQQIETTVYPAYRNLMAFLVEQKPKSTADAGVWKLPEGDAFYAYVLEMFTTSTMKPEEVHQLGLQEVERIQAEMRVILAEQVYDTTQPVGVLMRKLGEEERFLYADTPEAREQILKDYQTIIDQVSAGLDPVFSVKPKSGVKVERIPEFKEKTAPGAYYNQPAMDGSRPGIFYANLYDIKATPKFDMRTLAYHEAVPGHHFQVSIAQENTELPLFRRMAPFTAYVEGWALYAERLAWEAGFQNDPFDNLGRLQAELFRAVRLVVDTGMHAKRWTREQAIDYMIANTGMADSDVTAEIERYIVMPGQACAYKVGMIEILKLREEAKAKLGSKFDIREFHSVVLKNGAMPLFLLRKVVEEWVAGQQSA, encoded by the coding sequence ATGATGCGAATTCTGAAATGGCTCGGCATTCTGCTTGCCAGCGTGTTTGGCTTGCTGCTGATCGCCGCAACCTGGGGCTGGTATGGCCGTTTGCCGTTCGATATGGCGATCAATCGTGCTTTCCTGCAGTTTGTGCTGGAAAGTCCGGAAACGCTGTCGCAGCTGCGCATGCTTGAGAGCATGGGTATTACCTTCCATCAAGATGATCTGGACGACGAGTCAGTTGAAGCCGGCGACCGCATGATCAGCAAAATGAACAAGATGGCGGAAGAGTTCAAAAGCTACGACCGCGACAGTTTGAGCTATCAGCAGCAGCTGACCTACGACATGGGCAACTGGTTTGTCGACAAGATGAAAGATGGTGCCGACAAATGGCGCTATCACAATTATCCGGTCAACCAGCTGTTTGGTGTCCAGAACGGCTTTCCGACCTTTATGGAGTCGGCGCATCAGGTCAACAGTGTCGGCGATGCCGAAGACTACAACAGCCGCTTGTCGAAAATCGGCGTCAAGTTCGGCCAGGTTATCGACGGTCTGAAACTGCGCGAGCAGAAAGGCATCATTCCGCCGACGTTTGTCCTGGAAAAGGTCATTGCCGAGATTGACGGCTTCGTCAATACCCCGGCTGAGCAGAACATCCTGTACAGCTCGTTCGAGAAAAAGCTGACCGAGGCCAAATCCATTGAAGCGGCGGATAAAACCCGTCTGCTTGCCGATGCCAAGCAGCAGATCGAAACCACGGTGTATCCGGCCTACCGCAATCTGATGGCGTTTCTGGTAGAGCAAAAGCCGAAGTCGACCGCCGATGCCGGCGTCTGGAAGCTGCCGGAAGGCGATGCCTTTTACGCCTATGTGCTGGAGATGTTCACCACCAGCACCATGAAGCCGGAAGAAGTGCACCAATTGGGCCTGCAGGAAGTGGAGCGCATTCAAGCGGAAATGCGCGTCATTCTGGCCGAACAAGTCTACGACACGACCCAGCCGGTTGGGGTCCTGATGCGCAAGCTCGGCGAGGAAGAACGTTTCCTGTATGCCGATACGCCGGAAGCGCGTGAGCAAATCCTGAAGGACTACCAGACCATTATCGATCAGGTCTCGGCTGGTCTCGATCCGGTGTTCTCGGTCAAACCGAAGTCGGGCGTCAAAGTGGAGCGGATTCCGGAATTCAAGGAAAAAACCGCACCGGGTGCTTACTACAACCAGCCAGCAATGGACGGTTCACGCCCCGGCATTTTCTACGCCAATCTGTATGACATCAAGGCGACGCCGAAATTTGACATGCGCACGCTGGCCTATCACGAAGCGGTACCGGGCCATCATTTCCAGGTATCGATCGCCCAAGAGAATACCGAACTGCCGTTGTTCCGGCGGATGGCGCCATTTACCGCCTATGTTGAAGGCTGGGCGTTATACGCCGAACGATTGGCGTGGGAAGCCGGCTTCCAGAATGATCCGTTCGACAATCTCGGCCGTTTGCAAGCCGAGTTGTTCCGCGCGGTGCGTCTGGTCGTGGATACTGGTATGCATGCCAAGCGCTGGACACGTGAGCAGGCGATTGATTACATGATCGCCAACACCGGCATGGCCGATTCCGATGTCACCGCGGAAATCGAGCGCTACATCGTCATGCCCGGTCAGGCCTGTGCCTACAAAGTCGGCATGATCGAAATCCTGAAGTTGCGTGAAGAAGCAAAAGCCAAGCTGGGCAGCAAATTTGATATACGTGAGTTCCATAGCGTGGTTTTGAAAAATGGCGCGATGCCATTGTTCCTGCTGCGCAAGGTAGTGGAGGAGTGGGTGGCTGGCCAGCAGTCGGCTTGA
- the mnmH gene encoding tRNA 2-selenouridine(34) synthase MnmH, translating to MTHHADSIAPQEVLQRLLVRQPHGGDALRGFLDVRSEAEADDGAIPGFFNAPILNNAERHAVGICYKQQGQDAAFALGYQLTAPYRAERVAGWAARAEPAQPLIVSCWRGGARSRLACEWLADVGIETQRVRGGYKAMRAVLRAALEQPPPLLVLSGATGTGKTRLLRELAVAKVDLEACANHRGSAFGRLGPQPSQQSFENRVGLGLLAAAREFLIEDESRLIGVNELPLALKTAMYSAPAVVLDIPLPQRSLLTFEEYVLEPLRAGIDPAALQQRLQAGLDRIQRKLGLQRHGQLSRLLAEAMQDPLDAERHHSWIGPLLAEYYDPRYHHAFAQQPRTVLFRGDHAACAAFLQQRMTAAVG from the coding sequence ATGACCCATCACGCCGACAGCATTGCTCCGCAGGAGGTTTTGCAGCGACTGCTAGTGCGCCAGCCGCACGGCGGCGATGCGCTGCGTGGCTTTCTCGATGTTCGCTCGGAAGCGGAGGCCGACGATGGCGCCATTCCGGGATTTTTCAATGCGCCCATACTGAACAACGCCGAGCGGCACGCGGTTGGCATTTGCTACAAACAGCAAGGTCAGGACGCGGCATTCGCGCTTGGCTATCAATTGACGGCGCCGTATCGCGCCGAGCGCGTTGCAGGTTGGGCCGCGCGGGCCGAGCCGGCGCAGCCGCTGATCGTCAGTTGCTGGCGCGGCGGCGCCCGCTCGCGATTGGCCTGTGAATGGTTGGCAGATGTTGGTATCGAGACGCAGCGGGTTCGCGGTGGCTACAAAGCGATGCGAGCGGTGCTGCGCGCGGCATTGGAACAGCCGCCGCCGTTGCTGGTGTTGTCCGGCGCGACCGGTACTGGCAAAACCCGATTGCTGCGCGAACTCGCGGTGGCCAAAGTCGATCTGGAGGCCTGTGCCAATCATCGCGGCAGTGCTTTTGGCCGGCTCGGACCCCAGCCTTCGCAGCAGAGCTTCGAGAATCGGGTCGGGCTTGGCTTGCTGGCGGCGGCCCGAGAATTTTTGATTGAGGATGAGAGCCGACTGATTGGCGTCAACGAACTGCCGCTGGCATTGAAGACGGCCATGTATTCCGCACCGGCGGTGGTGCTGGATATTCCACTGCCGCAGCGCAGCCTGCTGACGTTTGAAGAATATGTGCTGGAGCCGCTGCGTGCCGGCATCGATCCCGCCGCGTTGCAGCAGCGATTGCAAGCGGGGCTGGATCGCATTCAGCGCAAGCTCGGTCTGCAGCGACATGGTCAGTTGTCACGACTGCTGGCGGAAGCCATGCAGGATCCACTGGATGCCGAGCGTCACCACAGCTGGATCGGCCCGTTGCTTGCCGAGTATTACGATCCGCGTTATCACCATGCGTTTGCGCAGCAGCCCAGAACGGTGTTGTTTCGTGGCGATCACGCTGCCTGCGCGGCCTTCTTGCAGCAGCGCATGACCGCTGCCGTCGGCTGA
- a CDS encoding ABC transporter substrate-binding protein translates to MPFSRRQFLCAAAAAAMAASMPTNAARKLVVATWPNYHDPENLRRFTAKTGIHVETRVFGSNEEMMNWLLSGKSGFDIVVATNYAVNAYGKMGLLRPLRLERFPHYDPASQQRRFVEVVTTEQRLFGLPKNWGTTGFVYDQKKISSAPTRWRDFWDLATTVANRQTVVHDYQLTAIGNALKYYRYSFNSNVGAELDAAEALLLKTKPHLRAVSSLAYDQMRAGAWLSMAWSGDGTLLNRENPDLRYVIAEEGGEIWADYFTITRECQDVAAAEAFIDFLLTPDNNAAEVKAHGFPPIDERVLGLLPAAIRNNPIMFPPAAQLNNLEFGSRETLTHPRRAEILAKFKAA, encoded by the coding sequence ATGCCGTTTTCCCGTCGCCAATTTCTTTGCGCTGCCGCCGCTGCCGCGATGGCTGCCAGCATGCCAACGAATGCTGCTCGCAAACTGGTGGTCGCTACCTGGCCCAATTATCACGATCCGGAAAATCTGCGCCGCTTCACTGCCAAGACAGGCATACACGTTGAAACCCGAGTCTTCGGTTCCAATGAAGAAATGATGAACTGGTTGCTGAGCGGAAAATCCGGTTTTGATATCGTGGTTGCAACCAACTATGCCGTGAATGCCTACGGCAAAATGGGGCTGCTGCGGCCGCTGCGCCTGGAGCGGTTTCCGCATTATGACCCGGCCAGCCAGCAGCGCCGCTTTGTCGAAGTTGTCACCACCGAGCAGCGATTGTTTGGCCTGCCGAAAAACTGGGGCACCACCGGGTTCGTCTACGACCAAAAGAAAATCAGCAGCGCGCCAACGCGGTGGCGTGATTTCTGGGATCTGGCGACGACGGTGGCGAACCGGCAGACAGTGGTGCATGACTATCAGCTGACCGCCATCGGCAATGCCTTGAAATATTACCGTTACTCATTCAACTCGAATGTCGGCGCCGAGCTCGATGCCGCCGAAGCTTTGCTGCTGAAAACCAAACCGCATCTGCGCGCAGTCAGCAGCCTGGCATATGACCAGATGCGCGCCGGCGCCTGGCTGAGTATGGCCTGGTCCGGCGACGGTACCCTGCTGAACCGGGAGAATCCGGATCTGCGTTATGTCATTGCCGAAGAGGGCGGAGAAATTTGGGCCGATTACTTCACCATCACCCGCGAATGTCAGGACGTAGCCGCTGCCGAGGCGTTTATCGATTTCCTGTTGACGCCGGACAACAACGCCGCAGAAGTGAAAGCGCATGGTTTTCCGCCAATTGATGAGCGGGTGCTCGGTTTGCTGCCAGCGGCGATTCGCAACAATCCGATCATGTTTCCGCCGGCGGCACAGTTGAACAATCTGGAGTTTGGTTCGCGCGAAACACTGACCCACCCGCGCCGGGCCGAGATTCTGGCCAAATTCAAGGCCGCGTGA
- a CDS encoding SDR family NAD(P)-dependent oxidoreductase, with the protein MSGVYVVTGANRGLGRAAAEQLLIQGKLVVLGCREPEPVQARYKNRPNAIVLPLDVSDELSTMHFGHVLIQQQRTVAALINNAGVFLEHSEDFAGTPNLANAEMDLIRRTMETNAYGAIRMYQALNPLFEHGARIVNVSSGMGQLSEMNGGWPGYRLSKTAVNAVTRMLAEETSDRAMIVSSVCPGWCQTDMGGAAATRTAEQGADTIVWLATHSDLPSGKFWRDRKEIAW; encoded by the coding sequence ATGAGTGGTGTCTATGTGGTGACCGGTGCCAATCGCGGGCTCGGCCGTGCGGCAGCCGAGCAGCTGCTGATTCAGGGCAAGCTGGTGGTGCTGGGCTGCCGGGAACCTGAACCCGTGCAAGCGCGCTACAAGAATCGGCCGAATGCCATTGTGTTGCCGCTGGATGTCAGCGATGAACTCAGCACCATGCATTTCGGTCACGTGCTGATCCAGCAGCAGCGAACGGTCGCAGCGCTGATCAACAACGCTGGCGTTTTTCTCGAGCACAGCGAAGACTTTGCCGGTACGCCGAATCTGGCCAATGCCGAAATGGATCTGATCCGGCGGACCATGGAAACCAACGCCTATGGTGCCATCCGGATGTATCAGGCCTTGAATCCGCTGTTCGAGCACGGTGCCCGTATCGTCAATGTCTCTTCGGGCATGGGTCAGCTCAGTGAAATGAACGGTGGGTGGCCGGGATACCGGTTATCGAAAACTGCCGTCAATGCCGTCACCCGGATGCTGGCTGAAGAAACGTCCGATCGCGCGATGATCGTCAGCAGTGTTTGCCCCGGCTGGTGTCAAACCGATATGGGCGGTGCCGCCGCGACCCGAACCGCCGAACAGGGCGCCGACACCATCGTCTGGTTGGCGACCCACAGTGATTTACCGTCGGGAAAATTCTGGCGTGACCGCAAGGAAATCGCTTGGTAA
- a CDS encoding GGDEF domain-containing protein: MTEQSTLMLVICLVTGTASLAWLAAALPMRIAPKASLHFGLANLLMLASISITMLRTTEPSYLAWPGSGMFGIAAMLVLRAGIRWLFKLPPSRVSNAVIFLVVAIAYLSLPPDPGSRRSFALLFSSFMTLILFMIAFDVFGAARQEFARLPAIAIAVPFALAALSMALRIVLVLWFVPWQTDPSTGMVHDKPAALWGYALLALVLNISLFSCVLARLITKIRNYSERDYLTGLFNRRAFEQRLEIERARCDRSGGAFSLLLLDIDHFKGINDSLGHAGGDEALRHVSRVLQQTLRPFDVLGRFGGEEFIVLLPETEMHVAGQVAERLHQQLAANPLQWQQQAIPIKASFGYVSNRFGDNNRMWLLADKALYHAKANGRDQIVAADAVVTG; the protein is encoded by the coding sequence ATGACCGAACAATCCACCTTGATGCTGGTGATCTGCCTGGTCACGGGGACAGCGTCATTGGCATGGCTGGCGGCCGCCTTGCCGATGCGGATTGCACCGAAAGCCTCGCTGCATTTCGGTCTTGCCAACCTGCTGATGCTGGCCAGCATTTCCATCACCATGCTGCGCACGACCGAACCGAGTTACCTGGCGTGGCCGGGTTCGGGCATGTTTGGCATCGCAGCCATGCTGGTATTGCGTGCCGGCATCCGCTGGTTGTTCAAGCTGCCGCCCTCGCGGGTTTCGAATGCCGTGATTTTCCTCGTGGTGGCCATCGCCTACCTGAGCCTGCCGCCGGATCCCGGTTCGCGGCGCAGTTTCGCGCTGTTGTTCTCCAGCTTCATGACGCTCATTCTGTTCATGATCGCATTCGACGTGTTCGGCGCCGCCCGGCAGGAATTTGCCCGGCTTCCCGCCATCGCCATCGCCGTGCCGTTTGCGCTCGCCGCCCTGAGCATGGCCTTGCGCATCGTACTCGTGCTCTGGTTCGTACCCTGGCAAACCGATCCCAGCACCGGCATGGTCCACGACAAGCCAGCCGCGCTATGGGGTTACGCGCTGCTCGCACTGGTGCTGAATATCAGTCTGTTCAGCTGCGTGCTGGCGCGGCTGATTACCAAGATCCGCAATTACTCCGAACGGGATTATCTGACCGGTTTGTTCAACCGCCGCGCCTTCGAACAGCGTCTGGAGATCGAACGCGCCCGCTGCGACCGTTCCGGCGGCGCCTTCTCGTTGCTGCTGCTCGATATCGATCATTTCAAGGGCATCAACGACAGTCTGGGTCATGCCGGCGGCGATGAGGCCCTGCGTCATGTCAGCCGCGTGCTGCAGCAAACGCTGCGACCCTTTGATGTGCTGGGCCGGTTCGGCGGCGAGGAATTCATTGTGCTGCTGCCAGAAACCGAAATGCACGTTGCCGGTCAGGTTGCCGAGCGTTTGCATCAGCAGCTCGCCGCCAATCCACTGCAATGGCAGCAGCAAGCGATTCCCATCAAAGCCAGTTTTGGTTATGTCTCAAATCGTTTCGGCGACAACAACCGGATGTGGCTGCTGGCCGACAAGGCCCTGTATCACGCCAAAGCCAACGGCCGCGATCAGATTGTCGCGGCGGATGCCGTTGTCACCGGTTAA
- a CDS encoding Glu/Leu/Phe/Val family dehydrogenase, translating into MAVFNLRAYDDHEQIVFCSDAASGLKAIICIHSTALGPAVGGCRMWEYNTDEGALVDALRLSRGMTYKNAMAGLPFGGGKSVIIGNPKTLKSEALFRAFGKFVHSLSGRYVSAEDVGTSPADIAIVHKETPYVLGLEGKSGDPSPMTAYGVYKGIKAAVKSKLGRDSLDGVKIAVQGLGHVGYYLCKHLSDEGAKLFVTDINKESIEKVVAEFKATAVDVNAIYTQDVDVYAPCALGATVNDETLPRLKCSIIAGAANNVLAEDRHGIALMNRGILYAPDYVINAGGIINVSFENNYSKEAAMKKTENIYNTLMNVFERATKEGKPTNAVADELARQLVAQGRK; encoded by the coding sequence ATGGCGGTGTTCAACCTGCGTGCCTATGACGACCACGAACAAATCGTTTTCTGCAGCGATGCAGCCTCGGGTCTCAAAGCCATCATCTGCATTCACTCCACCGCACTCGGCCCTGCCGTCGGCGGCTGCCGGATGTGGGAATACAACACCGATGAAGGCGCGCTGGTCGATGCCCTGCGTCTGTCGCGTGGCATGACCTACAAAAACGCCATGGCCGGCCTGCCGTTCGGCGGCGGCAAATCGGTGATCATCGGCAACCCGAAAACCCTGAAATCGGAAGCGCTGTTCCGCGCCTTCGGCAAGTTCGTGCACTCGCTGTCGGGCCGCTATGTAAGCGCCGAAGACGTCGGCACCTCGCCGGCCGATATCGCCATCGTCCACAAAGAAACCCCGTACGTGCTGGGCCTCGAAGGCAAATCGGGCGACCCGTCGCCGATGACCGCTTACGGCGTTTACAAAGGTATCAAGGCTGCGGTGAAGTCGAAGCTGGGCCGTGATTCGCTGGATGGCGTCAAAATCGCTGTTCAAGGTCTGGGCCACGTCGGCTACTACCTGTGCAAACACCTGTCGGATGAAGGCGCCAAGCTGTTCGTCACCGACATCAACAAAGAATCGATCGAGAAAGTGGTTGCCGAGTTCAAGGCCACCGCCGTCGACGTCAACGCCATCTATACCCAGGATGTCGATGTCTACGCGCCGTGCGCACTCGGTGCCACCGTCAACGACGAAACCCTGCCGCGCCTAAAGTGCAGCATCATCGCCGGTGCCGCCAACAACGTGCTGGCCGAAGATCGTCACGGTATCGCGCTGATGAACCGCGGCATTCTGTATGCCCCGGATTACGTCATCAACGCCGGTGGCATCATCAACGTGTCGTTCGAGAACAACTACTCGAAAGAAGCCGCGATGAAGAAAACCGAAAACATCTACAACACGCTGATGAACGTGTTCGAGCGTGCGACCAAAGAAGGCAAACCGACCAATGCGGTTGCCGACGAGCTGGCCCGCCAGCTGGTTGCCCAGGGCCGCAAGTAA
- a CDS encoding GNAT family N-acetyltransferase, which translates to MPTVTRLHPQCTDRTFDELADVLQSCVHDGASVGFFAPLGHEHAIQYWQEAVREAVHGKRWIWVAHSGGRIVGSVQLAISERANGRHRAEVQKLLVHLAFRRQGVASALLKALEAEALASGRELLVLDTRTGDRAESLYRRLGYCEAGLIPGYTKTPVGEPRSTSIYYKQLASQTGHSSQSQR; encoded by the coding sequence ATGCCTACCGTCACTCGCCTGCACCCGCAATGCACCGACCGTACCTTTGATGAATTGGCGGATGTATTGCAAAGCTGTGTCCATGATGGCGCCTCGGTTGGTTTCTTTGCGCCACTGGGTCATGAACATGCCATCCAGTATTGGCAGGAAGCCGTGCGCGAAGCGGTCCATGGCAAGCGCTGGATTTGGGTCGCCCACAGTGGTGGCCGCATTGTCGGCTCGGTGCAGCTCGCGATATCGGAGCGGGCCAATGGCCGGCACCGTGCCGAAGTCCAGAAGCTGCTGGTGCATCTGGCGTTCCGGCGTCAGGGTGTCGCCAGTGCCCTGCTGAAAGCGCTGGAAGCCGAGGCACTGGCCAGCGGCCGCGAATTGCTGGTGCTGGACACCCGCACCGGTGATCGGGCCGAGAGCCTGTATCGCCGGCTCGGCTATTGCGAAGCAGGCCTTATCCCCGGCTATACCAAAACCCCGGTCGGCGAGCCCCGCAGCACCAGCATCTATTACAAGCAGCTGGCCAGCCAGACCGGCCACAGCAGCCAAAGCCAGCGCTGA